ttaaatgatttaaatcaaatattgtATCTTTTGTGAGCAGGTTTTTCGAACACCAAAGAAAGGATGGGCTGTAAGGTCATGGGATTTTATACCTTCTGGTGCACCTGTTTGTGAATACACAGGAATACTTTCAAGGACAGATGATCTTGATCACGTATCTGAGAATAATTATATCTTCGACATCGATTGCTTGCAAACAATTAGAGGCTTCGGTGGACGAATGGTACCATGCAAGATGCCTTAGATGAACTTTTTTTCACGAGAATAAAATCTTTGACAAAgcatatatttttagaaatgggAAGGAATGAGGATGAATCCCCATCTGCATTATTGTGCCCTAAAATAATTCTACATTGTTGAAGAATTgtctatttaaaaatatgaaggtGGGATAGGGGTTCTGTGCATGGAGTTTGCTTGAATATTTTTGCTTATCTCATTTGCAATAATAACACGACAATCAATTAAAAATCTGTTAGAATTCTCATTTTTGTCCACTGTGACTCCTTTCATATGGGACAAAGGTGAGAGATTTGTTTTCGTCCTTGACCATTGTCTTCAAataagggagaagaaagaggatcTTCCATCTCagactagcagatattgtcctctttagactttcccttttgagctttccctcaaagttcttaaaacgtgtttgggtagattgtgagatcgcacatcaatggaaacctcccctggctgacgcgttttaaaaaccatgagggaaagctcgaaagggaaagcccaaaaaggacaatatctgcgatgggcttgagctacAAAAACTTTTATCTGTTATGGGAATGCTCTTTTATCCTGCAAATTTGGTGGAGgctttttcaaatatttgggATAATATACACCCTTCCCAATATTGTGCCTCGAATTATTTATACCCTTCTTATTCCTCCTTACTTCAAAGGAAAATCTAAGGTTCTTTTGTCTTATGCAAGTAAAGCAACCTCTAAATTTGTTTGGATAGGAAGGGGTAGATAAGTGGTCCGAGAAGAACAAATAGATTGAGACCATTATGGATAAATTGAATGTTGAAATGTTCATACAAATCTCTAAATTCTATTTTCAGTTTGTCTCTCTTTTATTACCATGATattcaaacatgttttatttttgctgtTCTTGTAGAGGCGTTCAAGAGATGCATCTTTACCAGCAAACAATTCTGTTGATGGAATAGATGATCAAAGATCTGAAAGTGTGCCAGAGTTCTGCGTTGATGCTTGTTCCACTGGAAATATTGCAAGGTTTATCAATCATAGTTGTGAACCGAATCTTTTTGTCCAATGTGTATTGAGCTCACACCATGACATCAAGCTTGCTCGAGTGGTATTATTTGCCGCAGAAAACATACCACCCCTCCAGGTTTTTTGACTTGTCTGTTTCTTGCTCTTGCTTCCAAATTTTAATGCGTGTTaatatttccaaaatttgtttggaggagatcatttttattatatcgAGGGTGGTAGGTAGCAGTATGATcgaaaattaggaaaaatagaGCTCCTTTCTCTCATCTTTAATTTGTCTATGATACTATCTTCATTTGTTTCGACAAGGAGTTTGTCCTCATCTTGAACCACATCTTAACTTTCTTTGAGTTCTTGTCGGGGGCTTAATATCTATACCCAAAATTgcaaaattttgggtttaaaTTGTGATCCAGATAAAGTGTGTTGGTGAGCTATTTAAGCATCCCTCATAGTCATAATCTGAGAgctcttcctttttttgaGTCCCGCAATTGAGAAGGCGCGAAAGAGACTTGCTAACTTGGAAGTTAAATTTCTGTGAAAGATTGACCACTCGATCTTATTTAAGCAGCCTAGTTAGATGAGATACTCGTATTTGACCTTTTTAAGTCATAAATGTGGGCAGGTCAAAATTAGTGAGGTTTGTGGGTTGGATCTGGTTGAGTCGGGGCATTTTTTATACTCAACCCAATTGTTTGGGTTGTAATTTTTCAACCTAAACATccctcttattaaataataaactcaaCACTACGTGTTGAAGTGCATTATCATGTGAATGGAGAACAACTGAGAGATATTCTTACCAAAGTCTTAAGTGGAGCAAAGATAAATTCTCAATACACCAAGCATGGTTGACATATTTTCTCCAACTTGACGAGGGTATTATAATATGTAGTCTTAAATTCTCAATGCACCAAGCTGAGCATGGTTGACATATTTTCTCCAACTTGATGAGGGTATTATAATATGTATGATGAGGGTATTATAATATGTATGAGGGTATTATAATATGTATTATTATGTATAGTCTgatggctaatttagggaatgatcctgagtttataagtaaggaatacatttctattggtatgagaccttttggggaacccaaagcaaagccatgagagcttatgctcaaaggggacaatatcataccattgtggagagtgattcctaacatagtattagagtcatgcccttaacttagccatgtcaatagaatcctcaaatgtcgacaaagaaattgtgagcctcgaaggtgtagaaagtgactcaagtttcggacaaagggtgtactttgttcgaggactccagagaaggagttgagcctcgattaagaggagattgtcgagagctccataggcctcatgagagactctatagtgtactttgttcgaggagaggattgttgagaacggttgggagagagtcccacattggctaatttagggaatgatcctgggtttataagtaaggaatacatcttcattggtatgaggccttttggggaaNtttttttttttttttttgtgtgtggcTATTTGCCTTCTGatgaaaaaatttagaatatcaAACCTTTGTTACTGAATTGCAGGAACTGACTTACGACTATGGCTATGCACTTGATAGCGTGTATGGTTCAGATGGGAAGATAAAACAGATGCCTTGCTTCTGTGGTGCAACCGAGTGTAGGAAACGCCTGTTTTAGTCTATAGGACGGCCTTCAACATTATCACCACTGTAACCTCCCTatccttttttgtttgtttgtttttaaatttttttgccTCAAGAATCAATCTTTTCAGTTTCTTCTCATCCCCTATTCCATCATCAAACTCACATCACCTTGTTCATATCTGCTCTCCCATTTCTAGGTACATCTATACGTCCACATCGACCCGCCCCTCAAAactatattttgattttactCGTCGAGAAAAGTTGTACATACATTTTTTAAGGTGAAATTAGTGAAGTTGAAATACGTTACACCAATCTGTCTTGGACGTTTCTAATATAATGTTTATCGATCTTAGTTGAATCATCATTGAGCTGCACAAAAAGTTTCGATCTACTTAATCTCAAAGTATTAAGAGGTTTAATTTGATCTTCTAGATTGACTGTTGAAACTAAGTATATGATCCATTGTCTGATGGTAACCTATGAAATTATTAAGCATTTTAAAGTTATGTTATTGTCTTATTTTAGCTTAGTTTAGTTTggttcttattttaatttgatcttCTAGATTAACTGTTGAAACTAAGTATTGTCAGGTTAACCTATGAAATTATTAAGCATTTTAAACCTATGAAATtgtaaagtttttaaaattggttagctattagacacaaaactgaaaatttgttagctaTTAGACACAAAACTGAAAAGATTGGTTTGTTAGTTATTAGACACAAACCaaagtttttttcttaaatttgttAGTTATTAAACACTTGTTAGACACAAATCAGCGCATCAGCGCGTTTTTTAAACTTTGTTATTAGACACAAGTCAATttttagacacaaaattgaaaatattgaaaatattagaCAAGTCAatttttagacaaaatttaaaatattggcCTATTTATTGTCTTTGAAATTTGTTAGCCAAAACGCCAAAACTAAGTACCACTTGCAATttttagacacaaaattgaaaatattggCCTATTTATTGTCTTTGAAATTTGTTAGCCAAAACTACATACCACTTGTTACATCGTCCTTTGAAATTTGTTAGCCAAAACTGAATACCACTTATTGTTAGCCAAAACTGAATACCAACGGAATACCACTTGTTACAATTGCACTTTTGATgacagcggacttgcgatcgTGCGGTACTCACTTcccagcaacaagtgagttaagtcaATTCGTTCACATATGCACACTTcccagcaacaagtgagttaagtcaATTCGTTCACATATGCACGAGACTCCGATtcaagaaagttttagaaaagtagagaaaagaaagttttaaaaaaatagggtaaggagagatttcgaaaAACAGGGTAAAGAGATTtcgaaagcaagatttgagaaattgaaaaagattggtataatctcttttttattagctattatatacaaaatttaaaagtttaatttttgagtttatataaattttaattttataattaataattgggtcaattttaaaatacgtcagAAATTTGggacaatttttaaaatttaaggccTATGAGTAGATAATAATTACTTTAGTTAAGAACCAAATAGACTAGTCCGTAATTTAACCTAAGTTGTTCCCACTTGGTGCAAAAACTGATTTAGAAGAGACATCTAACCATGCTGTAAAATTGAGACGAAGCTTCTAAATGTCTTCTACGTCTTTGAAGGCAATAAACTAAAACTTTTGAGTTCTACCTTTTAAAGTTGATGGCTCAATTTCAACCATATCCCTAATTCAAGAGAAACATGCATATTATCAAACCAATTACACCACGAGCCAATATTTGAATTACTACGAAAACAGTCATTATGTAATGCGTGTTACCATACTCGTACACGAACCTTGCCCCCCGAGGTTGGAGCTTGAAGCGGAGATATTGACCATGATCACGGTTCGAGGTGCAGAGTGTCATCTGGAAATTTTGTAGTTAGTAACTCGTTAACTCGCCCGATACATGGGGCTGTCCATGACAGTGTCCCAAAACTATTGTGCATCAAACAAAGTGCGGTAAAGACGAGATTCGGACAGCCTCATATCGATCAGGCCTCCTCCGAGTCCATCTTAGCTCTCATCCTGTACTGGCGGGCTGTCTTTTGTGAGCTGTTTCTTCTAGTTTCTAATTTCTCAGGCTCGTCTTCTTCCATAGAGCAAACATCATCAGTTTGAGCGTCCACGGATGCGATGCCGATGGGCATGCCTTTCTGGTGCACAAGCTCCTTGCCAACTCCATTCTGATGATTTTGCTCCCCTGGGGTAGGATTTTCAAGCATTACTGTATCACctgctttcttttttgggatGAAGGTGATTGATTTTGGTGGACCAGTTGAAAAATCATCGAGATGTGACGGTTCTATCGTCTTTGATCCTCTCACCAGCTGAAGGAAATCCATATAGGCGTTCTTGTTGGACTCTTCATCCACCTCATTGGATGAATCGAAAGTGTAATGCGTGTATCTCGATGGATTTCGTAAGTAGTCCGGAGCTTGAGGGCGAAAGCCTTGAGATTGGAAGGTTGCTTCAGTGGTAACTTCAGCAGCTCCAATGGAAGAGTTTGCTTCCATAGAGATATCTTCTGATCCTTGAGGCTCTCGAGAAATTTCACATTCAGGGTCGAATCGGACACGCTTGTGCGATTTGGCATCAAGAGGATTATCTTTCCTCTTCAGAATAGATTTTGGGTTATGGGAAGCATTGCATTCAGAAACAGCAATGGCTACTGCACCGTTCTCGGAGACGTGCAAAGAATCCATTGTTTTAGAAGCTTCTGCATCTTCCTTGAGCCGAACTTTTGCAGCCAAATGATTAGCTCGCGGATCTCTGGTGAAATTTCGTATCGAAGTAGGAAGTTCAGTACACGAATCTATTTCAACACCACAGTCAGTTATGTCCTTCATATACAACCGATCTCCAACTTTCTCCTTGCCAACAGCAACTTTATCATActcatcttcctcttcctgCATAGAATTTTCAGTTACTCATCAATTCAAAATCGTAGATCTCAGGAGGCAAGCTACTAGACAAATGGAGACCAGAACACCTAAATGATACTCCATATTCCACAATGTACCAGCACAATACTATATAATCTCACGTTCAACAAGCTTCCCAACACGACATataattagattttaaaaaatcctgTCGAACAGTATTTGCTCGATTCAAACACTATGACGAAGGCATAAAATCCAAATATCGGATTGTCATTTAGTTTATATGTAGTATCCTCGAGTATGCACTTGAAAGCAGATTTCACGATAGTTGAACTTTCCTTACCCATAAACCAGCAAAAATTGAGAATATACTAATCAGAATGGTTCTAAACGACATTGACAAAGAGCCAGAGAGAGCTAGCGGCGTACCTCGAAATCAAGGGTGCAGTCCCGTCCAATCAAGGACTTTATTTCCCATTCTTCATCTCCATAATCGTCAGGCTTAGGAAAATTACTCGACGATCCATTCGACTCTGGATCTTCGTCCAAATCACCGACGTCATCCTCAAAATCATCTCGGAATCGAAATGAATTCCTTCCGTTCACTTTCCTTTCGCCGGCGAGGAACGAGTTCGGCTCGAGCTCCGGTTCCGGTTGGTCTACCTTCCCCTTGATCCACTCCCTCCTCTCGACCTCATCGTCCGTAAGGCACCACAGAGAACTCAGAGGTGAGTTGAAAGCTGCCGTAGAATAAGAAGATgacgatgaagaagaagagagagagccaAAAATTCTGTCCACACGAACTTTGAAATTGTCCTCCATGCTCGGCAATGGCGATCAATGGCGGATTTAGGGCTGTTCTGATTtcgaagaaatggaaatgaaaatgaaattcataaaCTGATTTCCACCTCCAGTCGGATCTTTAACGGACGGGTCAAGTTGGACCTCACCGACTCGCAAGCCCATTGGGTGTAAATGGGCCTGAGACGTTGTTGGGCCTGGGTCGGTGTTGGGCTTGGGCCGatgagaaaaaacaaagaccattttttcttatcatttactaatattattaaatcgtattaaataaatttgtaattttctctctttttcttttctttaaaagtttaataggTAATACAACACATACATCATAATAAAGTtggaatcaaattaaaaaatataattagtttaaataaaataagcttAATGGTAATTAACCGATGATGcatacatttaaattaatattatatttttacacCGAGTACCCGAgcatgactatgaagtgtagAGGGATAGTATACGTACATATATTGACAATACAGACGTTTTAGAACCTTTTTTTTGTAACGATTAAGTGTGTTAATGTCAAAGTTCacgtgtatttttttaaatgtaattagAAATGTTCATTTACCCACAAAGCCGAGATTCTTAGAGACCCTTCCTGAATGAGGTGGAAAATCATCGGGAGAGGGAACCCTATTAGATAAATGGAGCCAGAGACGGGGGATTGTGTTCCTCATGTTCATCCCGTCCTCACTTTTTTACATATTGTTCATGACTTTCTACAAACGAgcaatcattttattttaatcaattataCTTTATTTTGGCTAATAAGTCTAAAGATTAtgttgtaatattaaattttatttttttttagaaactaCCTACAACattatgttataattttatttgttaatattatattataattttgtttacatatttattttataaaaatgatgtattacaaaattttcttcgaaataatcataaaataacattgagaaaatatttttcgaCAACTCGAACTTTGtagtgtgatgtcccaccttagttggagaggagaacaaaacattgtaagggtatggaaatcttcccctagcagacgcgttttacaGCCTTGATGGGAAGTTCGAAGGGGAAAgtccaaggaggacaatatctgctagcagtggatttgggccgttacaaatggtatcaaagtcacaCACGGGATTacgtgccagtgaggaggcggttccccaaagggggtagccACGAGACgttgtgccaataaggacgatggccccaaaaggggatagacacgagacaatgtgccagtaaggacactgccCAAAAAAGGGgatagacacgagacggtgtgccagtaaggacgcttgCCCCAAAAGGGAGTGGGATTTGGCGGGAGGGGGTCCCGTATCGAtaggagaaaggaaaaagtgcTAGCGAGTACGCTAGGCCCTGAAACGGGTAGATTGTGATGACTTGGGGGAGGaaggttaaaaatgaaaaattgatggaatatggatatttataagtaaaattaattgaaattgaaggaaataaCGAAGGGAATAAAAGGGggaattgaattaaattggGAAGCGGTGACTGTGGCTGAACGCTTACGACGAACTCCCCTCTCGTTCCTTCCGAGATTTTCATGTCCATCCTGCCTTCACAAATCCAGGGTTCCACTTCAAcatcttcttcgtcttcaGCTTCCTctctaaaccctaattccCACCATGGAACCGACCCCCTCTTCTCTCAATCCACTCTCTCTCCCACGCATTCCTGTCCATCCCTACGGATTTCCGATCCCCATTCGTCTCTCGGGGATTCCTGCAACGTATCAGGTTCATTCTTGTATTTCATGAACTCGATTGCCTTTACTAGTTCTGAATGCTATTGTATTATGTTTGATttcctctttttgttttccattgATCGTGGATAGTGAATATATCGACGGAAATGTGCAATTCcgagtttgattttgtttgttttagctGTTATCGTGGTTTTGTGACGTGATATAATATATGTCCTTGCATCCTGTTCACGATgtcaaaagaatgaaattactCAAAATTGAGATGTTGTAGCTGTAGCTGTACTATCCAATTTACTGAAAATATTTGGTGAAAAGAAGTTAGGTCATACACGCTTGAATCACTATACTTATAGTTTTGGGGGTCTCAGTTGTTTTGCTGACGATTGGGCTATTTGATGAAGTTTTGTTGGATTACGCAATTTCtagttttgttttgattaGTCAATAAAGAAGTAGAATGGATACGAGAAATTATCCTTTTAGTCTTGATTATGATTTTAGCTTTTAAGCAACTGGTAATGGAAAAGAGGGGAATTTTTCATGCCAGCGTTAATCAGGGGATCTGATGTTCTTTCTCATGTGCTATTACTTTTGAGACGGGTGTGTATTTTCTTATGTATTCTACAGAGGAGTtatatttgattcattttgatCTTTGATTCAGGCCTGTCGATTCAACCTGCAGATGATGCTGAATCTTCCAAGAAGGTATGTTGTATATTAGTTATTCGTTAGTAATTTAGCGCTATGAGTGGATTGGTTAAGTTATCAACTTATgtagttaaattataagtcaTGTATTGTACTTATTAACAAACTATGGTTGGCATTTTTgtgtatattaaaaataagataataa
This sequence is a window from Cucurbita pepo subsp. pepo cultivar mu-cu-16 chromosome LG04, ASM280686v2, whole genome shotgun sequence. Protein-coding genes within it:
- the LOC111794053 gene encoding uncharacterized protein LOC111794053, producing the protein MEDNFKVRVDRIFGSLSSSSSSSSYSTAAFNSPLSSLWCLTDDEVERREWIKGKVDQPEPELEPNSFLAGERKVNGRNSFRFRDDFEDDVGDLDEDPESNGSSSNFPKPDDYGDEEWEIKSLIGRDCTLDFEEEEDEYDKVAVGKEKVGDRLYMKDITDCGVEIDSCTELPTSIRNFTRDPRANHLAAKVRLKEDAEASKTMDSLHVSENGAVAIAVSECNASHNPKSILKRKDNPLDAKSHKRVRFDPECEISREPQGSEDISMEANSSIGAAEVTTEATFQSQGFRPQAPDYLRNPSRYTHYTFDSSNEVDEESNKNAYMDFLQLVRGSKTIEPSHLDDFSTGPPKSITFIPKKKAGDTVMLENPTPGEQNHQNGVGKELVHQKGMPIGIASVDAQTDDVCSMEEDEPEKLETRRNSSQKTARQYRMRAKMDSEEA